In Anguilla rostrata isolate EN2019 chromosome 1, ASM1855537v3, whole genome shotgun sequence, a genomic segment contains:
- the pdp1 gene encoding pyruvate dehydrogenase phosphatase catalytic subunit 1 codes for MPVTSQLLKAFRSREIQKFGSFAIQCRNGHQRCPPLQPLFSCWHKDARSADSVSRSKWRQARGYRTSSERCYNLTPPQVNSILKANEYSFKVPEFDGKNVSSVMGFDSNQLPANAPIEDRRSVATCLQTRGMLMGVFDGHAGCACAQALSERLFYYIAVSLLPHDTLQEVESAVESGRAVLPILQWHKHPNDYFSKEASRLYFNSLRTYWQELLDLSGPGEVPDIKEALVNAFKRLDNDISLEAQVGDPNAFLNYWVLRVAFSGATACVAHVDGHDLHIANTGDGRAVLGVQEEDGSFTALTLSNDHNAQNEDEIGRIRSEHPKSEAKTVVKQDRLLGLLMPFRAFGDVKFKWSIDLQKRVLESGPDQLHENEHTKFIPPNYHTPPYLTAEPEVIHHRLRPQDRFLVMGTDGLWETLHRQEVVRIVGEYLTGVHHQQPITVGGYKVTLGQMQGLLMERRARVSSTFEDQNAATHLIRHAVGNNEFGTVDHERLSKMLSLPEELARMYRDDITIIIVQFNSHVIGAQQQSSDGEVA; via the coding sequence ATGCCTGTGACCTCCCAGCTCTTGAAGGCCTTCCGCAGCAGGGAGATCCAGAAGTTCGGCAGCTTTGCCATCCAGTGCCGGAATGGGCACCAGCGCTGTCCGCCTCTCCAGCCCCTTTTCAGCTGTTGGCACAAAGATGCCCGCTCTGCAGACTCTGTCTCGCGCTCAAAATGGCGGCAGGCCCGCGGCTACAGGACCTCCTCCGAGCGATGCTACAACTTAACCCCGCCCCAGGTCAACAGCATCCTGAAAGCCAACGAGTACAGCTTCAAAGTGCCCGAGTTCGACGGGAAGAACGTCAGCTCGGTGATGGGCTTCGACAGCAACCAGCTGCCCGCCAACGCGCCCATCGAGGACCGGCGCAGCGTGGCCACCTGCCTGCAGACGCGGGGCATGCTGATGGGCGTGTTCGACGGGCACGCGGGCTGCGCCTGCGCCCAGGCGCTGAGCGAGAGGCTCTTCTACTACATCGCCGTCTCCCTGCTGCCCCACGACACGCTGCAGGAGGTGGAGAGCGCGGTGGAGAGCGGGCGCGCCGTGCTCCCCATCCTGCAGTGGCACAAGCACCCCAACGACTACTTCAGCAAGGAGGCCTCGCGGCTCTACTTCAACAGCCTGCGCACCTACTGGCAGGAGCTGCTGGACCTCAGCGGCCCCGGGGAGGTGCCGGACATTAAGGAGGCGCTGGTCAACGCCTTCAAGAGGCTGGACAACGACATCTCCCTGGAGGCCCAGGTGGGCGACCCCAACGCTTTCCTCAACTACTGGGTGCTGCGGGTGGCTTTCTCGGGGGCCACGGCCTGCGTGGCGCACGTGGACGGCCACGACCTGCACATCGCCAACACGGGGGACGGCCGCGCCGTGCTGGGGGTGCAGGAGGAGGACGGGTCCTTCACGGCCCTCACCCTCTCCAACGACCACAACGCCCAGAACGAGGACGAGATCGGCCGCATCCGGTCGGAGCACCCCAAGAGCGAGGCCAAGACCGTGGTGAAGCAGGACCGGCTGCTGGGCCTGCTCATGCCCTTCCGGGCGTTCGGCGACGTCAAGTTCAAGTGGAGCATCGACCTGCAGAAGCGGGTCCTGGAGTCCGGGCCCGACCAGCTCCACGAGAACGAGCACACCAAGTTCATCCCGCCCAACTACCACACGCCGCCCTACCTGACCGCCGAGCCGGAGGTCATTCACCACAGGCTCCGCCCGCAGGACCGCTTCCTGGTGATGGGCACGGACGGGCTGTGGGAGACGCTGCACCGGCAGGAGGTGGTGCGCATCGTGGGCGAGTACCTCACGGGGGTCCACCACCAGCAGCCCATCACCGTGGGCGGCTACAAGGTGACCCTGGGCCAGATGCAGGGCCTGCTGATGGAGCGGCGGGCCAGGGTGTCGTCCACCTTCGAGGACCAGAACGCCGCCACCCACCTCATCCGGCACGCCGTGGGCAACAACGAGTTCGGGACGGTGGACCACGAGCGCCTCTCCAAGATGCTGAGCCTCCCGGAGGAGCTGGCCCGCATGTACAGGGACgacatcaccatcatcatcgtcCAGTTCAACTCCCACGTGATCGGGGCACAGCAGCAGTCGTCAGACGGGGAGGTGGCCTGA